GATTTTTCTTCTTAAGTTTCTCTAAATTTTCAGCTAGCTCGTTTAAGTTATTAGACGTAAGAATAATTTGAGGATTAACGGCACCATATTCTTCTTGAAATATATCTAATAATTGCAGCGCTACTATAGAATCAATACCAAAACTTTGCAAAGGTTGATCAGATGAAATAGCTTCTACTTTATACCCTAAAATGTCTGACAGCCTTGTTTTGAGTTTATCCACAACACACCATTTATTGTCATCTATATATGCTTCAATAGCATCATTTTTTTTTATAGATGTTTCTGTATTATGAAAGGACCCATCCTGTCCTATCCAAGAATATTCCCTACAAAAGGGATAAGATGGTAGAGATATGTTATGTACGAAATTAGGATACAGCGCTTGCAAAGTTATTTTTTCCTCATGCATCAAAAAATAAGCTATATACGCAAGGTATTTATACAGTTCTTTTCCTGTAAGCTCGTTGCTTGTAAGGCGATACATAACTTCCTCTTTTGAATAAGGGGGCTTTTGGTAAGTATTTATAGAGCAGTTATGCTTATCATTTAAAAAAATGTTAATGTTCTCAAGTAACTGCTCTTTAGTTTCTGCAATAGAAACAAATTTATTAGGAAAATGAGTTAATGAACAATTCAAACTGTAACTGAGACAAGCTAATTCCTGATCTTCAATACCAGATAGAAAAATTTTATAAGAATGAAGGAGCTTTTCTAATTGTCTTTTATTTTTTGCACTAAATAAAAATATATAAGGTCTAATAGTATCTATCTTATTTAAATTTATTTGTTCTGGCTTTCGTAGAACAAGATGTGCATTGGTTCCACTAAAACCAAAAGCACTAATAGCAGCTAAGTTTTTTTCTTTCGGCCATTTTACTACATTGGTATTTATTTTAAACGCTCCTAGTTTAATTTCAGGGTTTAAATTTGCAAAATTTATTTGTGGAGGAATAGTATTATGTTTAAAGCTAAGTACAATCTTAATAATGCTTGCTAATGCTGAAGCAACTAAAGCATGACCTATATTCGCCTTTGATGATCCTATATAACACTTATAATCAGACAATTGTTCAAAACTTTCCTTTAAAGCTTTTATTTCTAAAGGATCACCAATAGCAGTACCAGTACCGTGAGCCTCAACATATCCAAGCTCAGACAAATTTATCTCATGTCCCCTGTATATTGAGGTTATCAACTCTTTTTGTGCATCAACATTAGGTGACATAAGGCCATTGGTATAGCCATCATGGTTAACCCCAATAGCTTCCATTATACCATATATCCTATGTCTATCCCTTATTGCATCACTTATTTTCTTTAACACTATACACGATACTGTTTCGGCAGGTACAAAACCATCTGCTCTTTCATCAAAGCTATAACATAATCCAGATTTAGAAAGTAAATTGGAATTTTTTGCAAGTTTAAATAATTCCGGTGTACTAAAGATGCAGCTTGCTCCTATAAGAGCGGTATCACATATGCCACTTTCTAAATATTTAATCGCTAAGTCAATTGCTACTAAAGAAGAGGAACATGCGGTATCAATATTTATTGAAGGAGCTTTTAGATTAAAAAAATACGATATTCTACCAGCGTTTACTGATACAGCATTTCCAAGGAAACTAAAGTTATTATAAATCTTTTTATTATCCTGAGTGTTATTTTTATAATCACCTGGAAGCGAAGTAGTGAAGACACCGCATTTACTATCATTTAATGCTTCTTTTGTTAATCCTGCATCTTCAAATGCTTCCCATGCTACTTCCATTAAAATTCTTTGCTGGGGATCCATTAAGGCAGCTTCTCGTGGAGAAATATTAAAAAAATTAGAGTCAAAATGAGTAATATTTTCTAAGAACCCTCCTTTATATTTTTTATCAGTAAATCCATCCCATCTATTACCATTTGTGATAGAGCATTTAGAATGAATTAAATTCTCCCAATATTCATTAGGGCTAGCTGCTCCAGGAAAACGTCCTGAAATACCTATAATAGCTATTTTTTCTTTATTTTCTTTTTTATTTGGTTTAAAATTATTGCCCTTGCTGCTGTGTGTTTGTTCTGAAGCTTTTAGCCTTTCCATATGTATGGCTAAATCATTAATAGATGTAAAATTGTACAAATCAGATGAAAAAATTTCATATCCCAGCTTTATTTTTATTAACTTAGCAATTTGTATTGCAAGTATAGAGTCCACCCCCATATCAATATAGGGTCTATCTAACATCAACTCTTCTTCTGAACAAAGCAAGACCGCTGCAAATATATTTTTTAATTGTATAAGTATATGGTTATCCTTCATATTATCTCTTTAATCATACTAGAGTCTGCAGCTGTTTCAAACCAATAAGGTTTAGTATAGAAAGGATAAGTAGGCAAGCTAAGCCTAAGTTTCGGTTCATGATCATGCAGTAACTCCCAATCAAGATCATATCCTGCTAAATATTGCTTGCGCCTTTCTTGAAGTTCGCAGTAGTATGTATCCCTATTCCTATAATCTCCTAAAGTTTCAACCATTTTTTCTTTGCTGCTTACCGCTACAATTGCTTCGGTTTGCTGATGAAGTCCATCTATTAGCTCTGCTATATTTTTGATTATCCAAGCGCACCTATAGGGAAAATGGCTGCGGCCACTATTAAGGGTGTAAGCAATATTAGCCAAACTATATGCTTTGTTTGAAAGATTAGCTAAATAATGTGCGAGGTTCTTTTGTGATTGTTGTAAGGAATACAAGGCCTTCGCTGATAAGCAAACAAGATAAAATGGTTTATCGGTAAAGTTTGTATCTATTTCTCTTGGGAGCGCTTCTTCTATAACGACATGGGCATTAGATCCTCCAAAACCAAACGAACTAATTCCAGCCACTCTAAGCGTATCACTTTCCCAACTTTGATTGTTAGATACAATGTAGAAAGGACTGTTATGAATAGCTATGTAAGGATTTAATTTATTAAAATGCAAATTCCCTGGTAAAGCTTTATGTTTAATAGATAATAATACTTTGAGTAGTGAAGCAATTCCTGCTGCTGGTTCCAAATGTCCTATGTGCGTTTTTACAGAACCAAGCCCTATATAAGGTTTATCTTCCCATATTCCCAACGCGCGCCAAGCCATCTTTAAAGCATCTATTTCAATAGGATCACCAAGTTTTGTACCTGTGCCATGGGTTTCAATATAACTGACACGTCGTGCTAACGCTTTGTCCTTATAGGCATGTATAAGCAATGCTTTTTGGGCTTCTGGATTGGGTGCTGTAAGGGAATGCGCTTTCCCACCATGGTTTTCAGAGCAACTGATAATATTTCCATAAATATTATCTTTATCCCTTACTGCATCACTATTTCGTTTTAGTAAAACACAACCCACACCTTCCCCCCTAACATATCCGTCTGCCTCTTCATCAAACGTAGCACAACGCCCTTGGGAAGAAAGAACGCCCATACTAGCAGCTGCATCGCTAACTTCATGGTCTATGAGTAGACTCACTGCTCCTACCAATGCATAGTCACATTCATAATTTTCTAAAGCTAAGACTGCTCTTCTTAAAGCTACCAAAGCACTTGAACATGCGGAATCAACAGTTTGACTTGGACCATTAAAATTTAACAAATAAGATACTCTATTTGCAAGCATTGCATGTGCATTTCCTGTTGCAGCATAAGGATGGCGACTTTGCTTCCATTGTTGTAAAAGAATTTGATAATCATTAAACTGAACGCCTACAAAAACGCCTACTTTGTTCAACTTTTGAGGGTTATATCCTGCATCTAAAATAGTACTATACGCTACTTGAAGAAATAAACGATGCTGAGGATCCATTAGCATAGCTTCTCTTGCTGATAAATTAAAAAAAGCAGGATCGAAATATTTCATTTGAGGAATCACGCCTCCATAATAATTTCTATTTTTCCACCTTTTTATGGGTTGTATAGCGTTTATGCCACTTTGCATATTTCGCCAGAAATCTTCTAAACTAAGCGCGTTTGGCATTATGCCATTTATTCCTATTATGCTACAGTTAGCAACTTTATAGCCATAGGAACTTTGTTTGTGTGTTAAATCATTAATGCTAAGCGATAGCGAATTATCCTTAATAAGTTCGTTACTATTTAATGTTTGCTTAGGTAATTTGTCTTGTATATACTGTTGAATTTTACCAGGCGTATTAAAGGTGAAAAA
Above is a window of Candidatus Cardinium hertigii DNA encoding:
- a CDS encoding alpha/beta fold hydrolase, which gives rise to MKDNHILIQLKNIFAAVLLCSEEELMLDRPYIDMGVDSILAIQIAKLIKIKLGYEIFSSDLYNFTSINDLAIHMERLKASEQTHSSKGNNFKPNKKENKEKIAIIGISGRFPGAASPNEYWENLIHSKCSITNGNRWDGFTDKKYKGGFLENITHFDSNFFNISPREAALMDPQQRILMEVAWEAFEDAGLTKEALNDSKCGVFTTSLPGDYKNNTQDNKKIYNNFSFLGNAVSVNAGRISYFFNLKAPSINIDTACSSSLVAIDLAIKYLESGICDTALIGASCIFSTPELFKLAKNSNLLSKSGLCYSFDERADGFVPAETVSCIVLKKISDAIRDRHRIYGIMEAIGVNHDGYTNGLMSPNVDAQKELITSIYRGHEINLSELGYVEAHGTGTAIGDPLEIKALKESFEQLSDYKCYIGSSKANIGHALVASALASIIKIVLSFKHNTIPPQINFANLNPEIKLGAFKINTNVVKWPKEKNLAAISAFGFSGTNAHLVLRKPEQINLNKIDTIRPYIFLFSAKNKRQLEKLLHSYKIFLSGIEDQELACLSYSLNCSLTHFPNKFVSIAETKEQLLENINIFLNDKHNCSINTYQKPPYSKEEVMYRLTSNELTGKELYKYLAYIAYFLMHEEKITLQALYPNFVHNISLPSYPFCREYSWIGQDGSFHNTETSIKKNDAIEAYIDDNKWCVVDKLKTRLSDILGYKVEAISSDQPLQSFGIDSIVALQLLDIFQEEYGAVNPQIILTSNNLNELAENLEKLKKKNQSKPQLELNISNTTKIFSKEFAYNTILQDGIEWFIFGENNRNTIVFLPPLNTLAHVWIQQLRFFLKGNNTIYIPHYPGHGNSLFKEPDLENLVLSIFKSFEAIAGKYKKFDLLGWSLGGCIAIILSLVSPRVQNLILINTSAKFDNDIFAQSITLREALLYHQNYLQDLFDFSAQNIIDYISAGCSLEVLKYYYNRLQEFDATPKLSSLNVRCMIVYGENDPVINLHDINRLNFIRDSKIISFENEGHFIPLTAPFKFNRLIKNFMDYKDDIKL